The Pandoraea apista genomic interval CGGCCGAAGCCCGACTCGCTTGGCCTTATCAGTATGCGAGAACGGGCCCGCCTGCTCGGTGGCACGCTGGACGTTCGAAGCCCTGCCGACGGCGGAACCGTCGTGACCACAGTGATTCCGTTGCCGGCATCGGCCCCCACTGAGGCATCGCCCGGATAGCCGGTGGCTACGACTTCCTTATCCGGAGAACTGCGGCGCCCGAGAACGCGCCCCGGCGCAGGTCATCGAGGGCCACATTGGCTTGTTCGAGGGGATAGGTCGTGGTCGCCACATGCAGCGGAATTTGCGCGGCCAGCGACAGAAACGCCAGCCCGTCGTCCCTGGTGAGGTTGGCGACCGACCGGACTTGGCGCTCGCCCCAGAGCAACCGGTAGGGAAATGAGGGAATGTCGCTCATATGAATGCCTGCACACACCACAACGCCGCCGCGATCGAGCGCGGCGAGCGTTTGCGGAACCAAATCGCCGACCGGGGCAAAAATGATCGCCGCATCGAGGGGTTGCGGTGCGGGAGCATCGCTCGGACCGGCCCAGATGGCGCCGTGAGACAACGCGAACTGCATGCCCGCTTCGTCGCCTGGCCGGGTGAAGGCATAGACGTCGCGCTTTTGGGCCTGGGCGATCTGGGCGATAAGATGTGCGGCCGCGCCGAAGCCATAGATCCCGAGCCGGCGCGCATCGCCCGCCATGCTCAGCGAACGATATCCAATCAGCCCGGCGCACAACAGCGGGGCCGCCGTCGCATCGTCGTATTGCTCGGGTAGCCGGAATGTGAAGCGGGCCTGCGCGACCACATATTCCGCATAGCCTCCGTTGAGCGTATAGCCGGTAAACCGTGCGTCTGCGCACAAATTCTCGCGGTGACTCCGGCAGAACCGGCAACACCCGCAAGTGGCGCCGAGCCACGGCACCCCGACGCGGTCCCCGAGCGCCAATTCGCGAACATTTTCCCCAAGCGCCGCGACCGTCCCGACAATCTCGTGTCCCGGGATGATGCCCTCGGGAACGTCGGGAAGTTCGCCATCCACGACATGCAGGTCGGTACGGCAAACGCCGCATACGTTCACCCGGATGAGCACTTGCGTCGGCCCCGGGCTCGGCACGGGAATGTCCACGAGCCTGAGTCTGGCTTCTGCGCGTGAAAGCTGCATTGCCCGCATGACTGCCTCCGCTGCAACGGTGGTGTTTATCAGGCCGCGCTCACCAAATCGCTCAGGCGCTTGGTATCGATCAGGGTGATCTCACGTTGTTTGACACGCAGCGTGTTCTGCGCCTGCATGCGAGAGAGCATCCGGCTGACAGTTTCCAACTGCAATCCCAGAAAACTGCCGATCTCTTCGCGCGTCAACCGTAGCAGAAAGGCGTTCGGCGAGTATCCGCGTGCCGCCAAACGTGCCGACACATCCAGGAGGAAGCCGGCCAACCTGGCTTCACCGCGGGCGACGCCCAATCGCATCAACTGGTTCTGCTCCCGCACGATGCCCGCGGCGATCAGGCGATGCAACTGGTGCAATACGACAGGGAATTGCGCGGCGACACTTTCGAGCTCCGAGAATCTGATCGCGCACACCTGACTGTCCTCAAGCGCGACCGCTTCCGAAACGTACTTGCCGTTTGCGATCGCACCCAGCCCTAGAATCTCGCCGCCCAGCAGGTATCCGGTGACTTGCTCCTTACCGTCCGGGTGCGTAATGACTGTTTTGAAAGAGCCTGCACGCACGGCGTATATATGCTCGAGCGAATCGCCGGGACGAAACAGCACTTCGCCCCGGCGAATGGTCCGCCGCACCCGGGTCACGCAATCCAGACGCCGCGCCGATTCGTCGGACAGGCCCTCGGCCAGACAGAATTGCCGCAGCAGGCAGGTGCTGCATCTGGGGATACCGCCCGAAGGCTCATCGAACGCCCGGTGCACGCGGATAGTCTGTGCGTCCGAGGGCGGACCGGCCTGATACTCGCGAAGTGGGATGTACATGATGACCTCCGGCGGGTCGACGTCAGTTCTGGACGTTTCCAGTATTGAAGACGAGCGCCGGAAAGAAAATCAGTGGCTGTCGCGATGTTTTGTCAGCAGATATTGCGACGTGTAGGCTTCGGCCTACAAACGCCGGACTAAAGGCTATCGCGCAACAAGTCGTGCCGGATCGCGTAATGCACCAGTTCGGTTTGTGTTTTGAGCTGGAGTTTCTGAAGAACGCGCGCCTTGTAGGTGCTCACGGTCTTGACGCTCACGCACAAGGCGCTCGCAATATCGCTCAGCGTCAAACCTCGGGCGAGCATCAGGAACACGTCGAATTCACGGTCCGAGAGCCGCCGAAAACTCGGGCCGTCGATGGCGGCGGTTGTGAGGTCTTTCGCAATCCTCTCCGCCATGGCTGAACTCAAGTACACGCCCCCGCTATTGACCTTTTTGACAGCGCTCACCAGTTCCGCCGGCGCACTTTCCTTGGTCAGGTAACCGGACGCGCCGGCTTTGAGTGCCCGCACGGCATATTGTTCTTCGCCGTGCATGGTCAGCACGAGAATCGCTACGCGAGGAAATAGGGCTTTGATGTGGGCAATGAGGTCGACACCGCTGCGTCCCGGCATCGACATGTCGAGCAGCAGTACGTCGCAGGGCGCGGTCTGTAAAAGCGCGATAGCTTCGGCGCCGTTTGAGGCCTCCCCTACGATTTCGAGATCGTCGCTGCCGGCGAGAATGCGCTGCAATCCGGCCCGAATCAGCATGTGATCGTCCGCAACAATGATGCGAGTC includes:
- a CDS encoding cyclic nucleotide-binding domain-containing protein, giving the protein MYIPLREYQAGPPSDAQTIRVHRAFDEPSGGIPRCSTCLLRQFCLAEGLSDESARRLDCVTRVRRTIRRGEVLFRPGDSLEHIYAVRAGSFKTVITHPDGKEQVTGYLLGGEILGLGAIANGKYVSEAVALEDSQVCAIRFSELESVAAQFPVVLHQLHRLIAAGIVREQNQLMRLGVARGEARLAGFLLDVSARLAARGYSPNAFLLRLTREEIGSFLGLQLETVSRMLSRMQAQNTLRVKQREITLIDTKRLSDLVSAA
- a CDS encoding zinc-dependent alcohol dehydrogenase family protein; this encodes MRAMQLSRAEARLRLVDIPVPSPGPTQVLIRVNVCGVCRTDLHVVDGELPDVPEGIIPGHEIVGTVAALGENVRELALGDRVGVPWLGATCGCCRFCRSHRENLCADARFTGYTLNGGYAEYVVAQARFTFRLPEQYDDATAAPLLCAGLIGYRSLSMAGDARRLGIYGFGAAAHLIAQIAQAQKRDVYAFTRPGDEAGMQFALSHGAIWAGPSDAPAPQPLDAAIIFAPVGDLVPQTLAALDRGGVVVCAGIHMSDIPSFPYRLLWGERQVRSVANLTRDDGLAFLSLAAQIPLHVATTTYPLEQANVALDDLRRGAFSGAAVLRIRKS
- a CDS encoding response regulator transcription factor; its protein translation is MTRIIVADDHMLIRAGLQRILAGSDDLEIVGEASNGAEAIALLQTAPCDVLLLDMSMPGRSGVDLIAHIKALFPRVAILVLTMHGEEQYAVRALKAGASGYLTKESAPAELVSAVKKVNSGGVYLSSAMAERIAKDLTTAAIDGPSFRRLSDREFDVFLMLARGLTLSDIASALCVSVKTVSTYKARVLQKLQLKTQTELVHYAIRHDLLRDSL